In Dryocola sp. LX212, the genomic stretch CTCGTTTTACACCACTAAGGCGCAGGGCATGGGGATGGGGCTAACGATCAGCCATTCCATTATCGAACGGCACCACGGCAGGCTGACGGCGCAGCCGAACGCGCCCCACGGCAGCTGCTTCAGCTTCACGCTGCCGACTGCGGAGCGTGAGGCTTTACCGGACGCTGTCCCTTAGTCACAACTCACCCGGATCATACGTCAGGGTGGGATCTGTTAATCTGCAGGTATTCCGTTCACCCGTTCGTCTGGCTATCTCTGCTGCCGTTGCGAACGGTGAACGTGCCAGGGGATTTACGCCAATCCCCTGGCGACCCCGGCGCCCGGCAAATAAATCGCCGCTGAAGCGGTAAACTCCGGTTTTTACCCAACATGCAGGGTCGTTCGCGATTCGTTCCAGACGATCGCTCTCTCACGTTGTTCCCGACAACGTGACCCTGCCTGAAGGGCAAAAACCGGAGCGATTTAAGCCGGGAACAGGGTGTCGCTTTAAGCCAGAAATAACATCAGAAATAGCATCGCTTTGAAACCTACAGCGACACCGGAGATAAGTCATTCATGAAAGTTAAAGCGAGGGTGTTGGGTCCGGCTTAAATCGCCTCCATTTTTGGCTTCATGGCCGGGTCCAGCCGTCGGGAACGGCTGGAGGTTGTGATCGTCGGGAACGAATCGCAACCGACCCGGACAGGGAGCCAAAAATGGAGGTTTACCGCCGCAGGTGGCGATTTATTGCCGGGAGTCGGGAGCCCAGAGGGTGTGACGGCGAACACCCTCTGGACGTTCACCGGTTCGGCAGCAACATATGCCACCTGACGCAGAGTGAACGGAACCTTCTCGATCTCGCCAGTAACTGTTTCAAAGATCTGTATAAGAAAGAGCGCAGGACGAGAGCTGAACTATTCTTCGCAATAGCGCAAAAAACGCTGCAAAGCATTAGAGATATGCTTCTGACGATGATGAATGCGGTAAAGCGTGCGCTTAAGTTTGGGCAGTGGCACCTCAACCTCCACCAGCGAGCCGGTTTCCAGCTGCTCCTGGATGACCCGGCGGGACAAACAGCTGATGCCAAGGCCGTGACGCACCGCATGTTTGATGGCCTCTGAATTGCCCAGCTCCATACCCAGATGGAACTGCGGCAAATGGGAAAGCAGCAGGTAGTCGACGATTTCACGCGTGCCGGAGCCTTTCTCACGTAGGATCCACTGCTGGTTCGCCAGCGACTCGAGGGTCACAGGCTCTTTTAGCAATGGGGCTGAGGGTGCCGCAAAGACGACCAGCTCATCCTCAAGCCAGGGTTCGGTGACCAGTTCGGTCATATGGCTTGGGCCTTCGATAAGGCCGATATCGACGCGGAAATCTGCCACTGCGTTGATCACGTCCTGGCTGTTACCAACGCTCAT encodes the following:
- the yieE gene encoding DNA-binding transcriptional regulator YeiE translates to MHITLRQLEVFAEVLKSGSTTQASQMLALSQSAVSAALADLEGQLGVQLFDRVGKRLVVNEHGRLLYPRVVGLLEQAGEIEQLFREANGAIRVYASSTIGNYILPEMIARYRRDFPALPLEMSVGNSQDVINAVADFRVDIGLIEGPSHMTELVTEPWLEDELVVFAAPSAPLLKEPVTLESLANQQWILREKGSGTREIVDYLLLSHLPQFHLGMELGNSEAIKHAVRHGLGISCLSRRVIQEQLETGSLVEVEVPLPKLKRTLYRIHHRQKHISNALQRFLRYCEE